Proteins from a single region of Streptococcus mitis:
- a CDS encoding teichoic acid D-Ala incorporation-associated protein DltX has protein sequence MKQRKELYIFLGRTALYFLIFLGLLYFFSYLGQGQGSFIYNEF, from the coding sequence ATGAAACAGAGAAAAGAATTGTACATATTTCTTGGTCGGACAGCCTTGTATTTTCTTATCTTTCTAGGGCTGCTTTACTTCTTTAGCTATCTTGGTCAGGGTCAAGGAAGCTTTATCTATAATGAATTTTAA
- the dltD gene encoding D-alanyl-lipoteichoic acid biosynthesis protein DltD, which produces MIKLKAFLLSLVLVIATLALLNVTYVKKIDDYYKVKDNSIRYSTSYEKYKSRDILTSNITPNTLVLLGSSELVATINEDYHPNKIFNYNDFNIMQIGTSYSQNIIQATTLGSIEGSMTKRKVAIIESVQWFEKDGTHQDAFLNKASQEHIFHMLDNDKISKETKEKLINRIIEITKGNKQQNDIYKKYKSYFIDEKGTIVDKKLLEFDNAIYSFKLKQTFYQKHAKSAYPSLGDKTPDYDWEKMTNQFVEEVKKKTDNNDYAVDNNYYNTYLKDRYVSLKDSNKDLSYLESPEYSDMELFLTVAKELGIEVEVIIFPVNGKWNDYTGVSREMREKTYKKIEDVAKSHGATVLNYGNREYDDYFLFDVMHVGVKGWMEVEKELYKFANQAN; this is translated from the coding sequence ATGATTAAACTAAAAGCATTTTTGCTATCGCTTGTGCTCGTAATTGCGACGCTTGCGCTTTTAAATGTGACATACGTCAAGAAGATTGATGATTATTATAAAGTAAAGGATAATAGTATTCGCTATAGCACTTCGTATGAAAAGTATAAAAGTAGAGATATTTTAACAAGCAATATCACTCCCAATACATTGGTTTTATTGGGGTCATCTGAGTTGGTTGCAACGATAAATGAAGACTATCATCCCAATAAAATTTTTAACTACAACGATTTTAATATCATGCAGATTGGAACCAGCTATTCACAAAACATCATTCAGGCTACGACCTTGGGCTCAATTGAAGGATCTATGACTAAGCGAAAAGTGGCTATAATAGAGTCGGTTCAGTGGTTTGAAAAAGATGGGACCCATCAAGATGCCTTTTTGAATAAGGCTTCTCAGGAACATATTTTCCACATGCTAGATAATGACAAGATTAGTAAGGAAACGAAAGAAAAACTAATCAATCGCATTATCGAGATTACCAAGGGGAACAAGCAACAAAATGACATCTACAAAAAATACAAAAGTTATTTCATAGATGAGAAAGGAACGATTGTTGATAAAAAACTATTAGAGTTCGATAACGCGATTTATTCCTTTAAACTCAAACAGACTTTTTATCAAAAACATGCCAAATCAGCTTATCCTTCACTAGGGGATAAAACCCCAGACTATGATTGGGAGAAAATGACGAATCAGTTTGTAGAAGAGGTCAAAAAGAAAACAGACAATAATGATTATGCTGTTGATAATAACTACTACAATACCTACTTAAAAGATCGCTATGTATCTCTGAAAGATTCTAATAAAGATTTGAGTTATCTGGAGTCACCAGAGTATTCAGATATGGAACTCTTCTTGACAGTTGCCAAGGAATTGGGCATTGAAGTTGAGGTCATTATTTTCCCAGTAAATGGTAAATGGAATGACTACACAGGTGTCTCAAGAGAGATGCGGGAGAAAACTTATAAAAAAATAGAAGATGTCGCAAAAAGCCATGGTGCAACGGTATTAAACTATGGAAACAGAGAGTATGATGATTACTTTTTATTTGATGTGATGCACGTTGGAGTGAAAGGATGGATGGAAGTTGAAAAAGAGCTTTACAAATTTGCAAACCAAGCTAACTAA
- the dltB gene encoding D-alanyl-lipoteichoic acid biosynthesis protein DltB gives MNYFEGNEFFLLLFVVLLIGFVVNFFEKRKDYYILVLSLLFAGAIYGKSRAMIVYLLAFVIYQYFLVFLAQRIEAKRLKPLVFLSILPLVINKVFALTSLHLLAFIGISYMSFKTIQIMLEISDGLIKEKISIKDYLQFLLFFPTVSAGPIDRSRRFLKEINEVMPRKEYLELAGDGVYRIVLGLLYKVVLSTYVYQMLLALNNTGTVVYSIKYMYLYTLYLFFDFAGYSLMAVGSSNILGIQTPMNFNKPFLSVDIKDFWTRWHITLSTWLRDFVFSRVLMQVIRKKWFKNRLHNATYAYMVNMLVMGFWHGLSVSYIVYGFYHGVLMAGFEVYQKKSNFYKKNKNKDWYKLLSWFVTMNLVMIGFFIFSGEPYKILLTILKR, from the coding sequence TGTTTGTAGTTTTACTAATTGGTTTTGTAGTAAACTTTTTTGAAAAACGTAAGGACTACTATATTTTGGTGCTCTCCCTCTTATTTGCAGGAGCTATTTATGGCAAGAGTAGAGCAATGATTGTCTATTTACTTGCCTTTGTCATTTACCAATATTTTCTAGTTTTTCTAGCACAGAGGATAGAGGCAAAGCGGCTGAAACCACTGGTTTTCCTTTCCATTCTTCCTTTAGTGATCAATAAAGTCTTTGCCTTGACTTCTCTGCATTTGTTGGCCTTTATTGGCATTTCTTACATGTCCTTTAAGACCATTCAGATCATGCTGGAGATATCGGATGGCTTGATTAAAGAAAAGATTAGTATAAAAGACTACCTGCAATTTTTACTTTTTTTCCCTACAGTTAGTGCTGGTCCGATTGATCGGAGTAGGAGATTTTTAAAAGAGATAAACGAGGTCATGCCTCGAAAAGAGTATCTAGAGTTAGCAGGGGACGGTGTGTATCGTATCGTTCTAGGCCTTCTTTACAAGGTTGTTTTATCAACCTATGTTTACCAGATGTTACTCGCTCTAAATAATACTGGCACAGTCGTTTACTCAATCAAGTATATGTACCTCTATACCTTGTATCTGTTCTTCGACTTTGCAGGCTATAGTCTAATGGCCGTTGGAAGTAGCAACATTCTAGGTATTCAGACACCGATGAACTTTAATAAACCTTTCTTGAGTGTCGATATCAAGGATTTCTGGACCAGGTGGCATATCACCTTGTCGACCTGGTTGAGAGATTTTGTATTTTCAAGAGTATTGATGCAGGTTATCAGGAAAAAATGGTTTAAAAATAGACTACACAATGCAACCTATGCCTATATGGTCAATATGTTGGTCATGGGTTTTTGGCATGGCCTTAGTGTTAGCTACATTGTTTATGGTTTTTATCACGGTGTCTTGATGGCTGGATTTGAAGTGTATCAAAAGAAAAGCAATTTTTATAAGAAAAATAAAAATAAAGATTGGTATAAGCTACTGAGTTGGTTTGTGACCATGAATTTGGTTATGATTGGTTTCTTTATCTTTTCAGGTGAACCTTATAAAATCTTACTGACGATTTTAAAGAGATAA
- the dltA gene encoding D-alanine--poly(phosphoribitol) ligase subunit DltA, translating to MSNKAIVDMIETIEHFAQTQPSYPVYNVLGQEHTYGDLKADSDSLAAVIDQMNLPEKSPVVVFGGQEYEMLATFVALTKSGHAYIPIDSHSALERVSAILEVAEPSLIIAISDFPLEKASTPIMNLAQVQEAFAQGTSYEITHPVKGDDNYYIIFTSGTTGKPKGVQISHDNLLSFTNWMITDKEFATPSRPQMLAQPPYSFDLSVMYWAPTLALGGTLFALPSAITQDFKQLFATIFSLPIAIWTSTPSFVDMAMLSEDFNGEKMPGITHFYFDGEELTVKTAQKLRERFPNARIINAYGPTEATVALSAVAVTDEMLATLKRLPIGYTKADSPTFIIDEEGNKLPNGEQGEIIVSGPAVSKGYMNNPEKTAEAFFEFEGLPAYHTGDVGTMTDEGLLLYGGRMDFQIKFNGYRIELEDVSQNLNKSRFIESAVAVPRYNKDHKVQNLLAYVILKDGVREQFERDIDITKAIKEDLTDIMMSYMMPSKFLYRDSLPLTPNGKIDIKGLINEVNRR from the coding sequence ATGTCAAATAAAGCAATCGTAGATATGATTGAAACCATTGAGCATTTTGCTCAGACACAGCCTAGCTATCCTGTTTACAATGTTTTGGGGCAGGAACATACTTATGGCGATTTAAAGGCTGATTCGGACAGTTTGGCTGCAGTTATTGACCAGATGAATTTGCCAGAGAAGTCTCCTGTGGTCGTTTTTGGTGGCCAAGAATATGAAATGTTGGCAACTTTTGTAGCGCTGACTAAGTCAGGACATGCCTACATTCCCATTGACAGCCATTCAGCCTTGGAGCGAGTTTCGGCTATTTTAGAAGTAGCAGAGCCAAGCTTGATTATTGCTATCTCAGATTTTCCATTGGAGAAGGCTTCTACACCGATAATGAATCTAGCTCAGGTTCAAGAAGCCTTTGCTCAAGGGACTAGTTATGAGATTACGCATCCAGTCAAGGGTGATGATAACTACTATATTATCTTTACTTCTGGTACGACTGGTAAGCCAAAGGGAGTGCAGATTTCCCATGATAACCTCCTCAGTTTTACCAACTGGATGATTACGGATAAGGAATTTGCGACGCCAAGTCGTCCGCAAATGCTGGCTCAGCCACCTTATTCTTTTGACCTGTCCGTCATGTACTGGGCGCCGACCTTGGCACTGGGAGGTACGCTTTTTGCCCTTCCTTCAGCTATTACTCAGGACTTTAAGCAACTCTTTGCGACCATTTTTTCATTGCCAATCGCTATCTGGACTTCAACGCCTTCTTTTGTGGATATGGCTATGTTGTCAGAAGACTTTAATGGCGAGAAAATGCCTGGCATCACGCATTTTTACTTTGATGGCGAAGAATTGACGGTTAAAACGGCTCAAAAACTGCGCGAACGTTTCCCAAATGCCCGTATTATCAATGCTTACGGCCCAACAGAAGCGACAGTAGCTTTGTCAGCAGTTGCTGTGACAGACGAGATGCTAGCTACTCTCAAACGCCTCCCAATCGGCTATACCAAGGCTGATTCTCCAACCTTTATCATTGACGAGGAAGGAAATAAACTGCCAAATGGTGAACAGGGAGAAATCATTGTTTCAGGACCGGCCGTCTCAAAAGGTTATATGAATAATCCTGAAAAAACAGCAGAAGCCTTCTTTGAGTTTGAAGGTCTGCCAGCTTATCACACAGGTGATGTGGGAACCATGACAGATGAAGGCTTGCTTCTCTACGGCGGACGCATGGACTTCCAGATTAAGTTCAACGGTTACCGCATTGAGTTAGAAGATGTCTCTCAAAACCTCAATAAGTCTCGCTTTATCGAGTCTGCTGTTGCAGTACCGCGCTATAATAAAGACCACAAGGTGCAAAATCTTCTAGCCTATGTCATCTTAAAAGATGGTGTTCGTGAGCAGTTTGAGCGTGATATCGATATTACCAAGGCCATTAAGGAAGACTTGACAGATATTATGATGTCTTATATGATGCCGTCCAAATTCCTTTATCGAGACAGTTTGCCACTGACTCCAAATGGAAAAATTGATATCAAAGGATTGATTAATGAGGTAAATAGGAGATGA